In Diceros bicornis minor isolate mBicDic1 chromosome 23, mDicBic1.mat.cur, whole genome shotgun sequence, a single genomic region encodes these proteins:
- the ZUP1 gene encoding zinc finger-containing ubiquitin peptidase 1, giving the protein MLSCDICGETVTSEPDMKAHLLVVHMENEVVCPFCKLSGVNYDEMCFHIETAHFEENELERNFERINTVQYGTSDNREDNTLQCRSEVNSSIHSACASNHPKISTQSLPKDGTLKHSAFYSEDLTGSRKFLKSKEKECDLSKIKGSIYETMYSPPECPFCGKIEDCSQDMETHVKTKHANLLDTPLEDCDQPLYDCPMCGLVCTHYHILQEHVNLHLEESNFGQGMDRIQCSRDLELAHQLQQEEDRKRRSAESRQEMEEFQKLQRQYGLDNSGGYKQQQLRNMEIEVNRGRMHPSEFHRRKADMMESLAIGIDDGKTKTSGIIEALCRYYQNAATDVRRVWLSAVVDHFHSSFGDKGWGCGYRNFQMLLSSLLQNDAYDDCLKGMSVPCIPKIQSMIEDAWKEGFDPQGASQLNNRLQGTKAWIGACEVYTLLTSLRVKCHIVDFHKATGPLGTHPRLFEWILNYYSSEREGSPKVVCTSKPPIYLQHQGHSRTVVGIEEKKNRTLCLLIFDPGCPSREMQKLLKQDMEASSLKQLRKFVGNLKHKQYQIVAVEGVLSSEEKVARRQASQLFTAEKIP; this is encoded by the exons ATGCTTTCTTGTGATATCTGTGGTGAAACAGTAACCTCAGAACCAGACATGAAGGCTCACCTCCTGGTTGTTCACATGGAAAACGAAGTTGTATGTCCATTTTGCAAGTTGTCGGGTGTGAATTATGATGAAATGTGTTTTCATATTGAAACTGCtcattttgaagaaaatgaaCTAGAAAGAAACTTTGAGAGGATCAATACAGTGCAGTACGGAACTTCAGATAATAGGGAGGACAACACCCTACAGTGTAGATCGGAAGTTAATTCAAGTATTCATTCAGCTTGTGCATCTAATCATCCGAAAATTTCAACTCAAAGCTTGCCTAAAGATGGTACTTTAAAACATAGCGCTTTTTATTCAGAAGACTTAACTGGATCTAGAAAATTcctaaaaagtaaagaaaaagagtGTGACCTATCCAAAATAAAAGGATCAATTTATGAAACAATGTATAGTCCTCCCGAATGTCCATTCTGTGGAAAAATAGAAGATtgtagtcaagatatggaaactcaTGTGAAAACAAAGCATGCCAATCTTTTAGACACTCCATTAGAAG ACTGTGATCAACCACTGTATGACTGCCCTATGTGTGGGCTCGTCTGTACACATTACCATATTCTCCAGGAACATGTCAACTTGCATTTGGAAGAAAGTAACTTTGGGCAAG GCATGGATAGAATCCAGTGTTCTAGAGATCTAGAATTGGCTCACCAGCTTcaacaggaagaagacagaaagaggaGATCTGCAGAATCAAGACAAGAAATGGAAGAATTTCAGAAGCTGCAG AGACAATATGGTTTAGATAATTCTGGAGGATACAAACAACAGCAACTACGAAATATGGAGATAGAAGTAAATAGGGGAAGAATGCATCCATCTGAATTTCATAGAAGGAAAGCTGATATGATGGAATCACTAGCTATTGGTATTGatgatggaaaaacaaaaacttctg GAATTATTGAAGCACTTTGTAGGTATTATCAGAATGCTGCCACAGATGTGAGGCGTGTGTggctttctgcagtggtggatcACTTTCATTCATCTTTTGGTGACAAAGGTTGGGGTTGTGGTTACAGAAATTTCCAAATGCTACTTTCATCATTATTACAAAATGATGCTTATGATGATTGCTTGAAAG GTATGTCAGTTCCTTGCATTCCAAAAATTCAGTCTATGATTGAAGATGCATGGAAGGAAGGTTTTGATCCTCAGGGTGCCTCTCAACTTAATAACAGGTTACAGGGAACAAAGGCCTGGATTGGAGCATGTGAAGTGTATACACTTCTGACCTCCCTAAGGGTAAA GTGCCATATTGTTGATTTTCACAAGGCAACTGGTCCTTTGGGTACACACCCTCGCTTATTTGAATGGATATTGAACTATTATTCTTCAGAGAGGGAAGGGAGTCCAAAAGTAGTGTGTACATCTAAGCCTCCTATCTATCTTCAGCATCAAG gtCATAGTCGAACAGTTGTTGgaattgaagagaaaaaaaaccgAACATTATGTTTACTAATATTTGATCCTGGATGTCCTTCTCGAGAAATGCAGAAACTATTAAAGCAAGACATGGAGGCTAGCAGTCTCAAGCAACTTCGGAAATTTGTgggaaatttaaaacataagcaaTACCAGATAGTGGCAGTAGAGGGTGTTCTTTCTTCAGAGGAGAAAGTT GCCAGGAGACAAGCTTCTCAACTCTTTACAGCCGAGAAGATTCCTTGA
- the RSPH4A gene encoding radial spoke head protein 4 homolog A isoform X1, translating to MEDLTSLKQEKENEEPEETGQPWQEMAASSQDPEPGLSEPRESEQRPETGSQPRSSPPQSPHSRASTALGDLTGPGTPSPPSFPQESFSTPSLPALARQDIGSPWQSDTTTNVIPEAGTVHSGHLEQSSDKGELTPHQTCQSEGNTFQQSQQTKHHVHGPKDVSYNNSKQKELRFDIFREEDSNSNADLDQPEPGASEVPPSMLEIAIQNAKAYLLKTSSKSGLNTYDHLSNMLSKILDEHPENVVDIIENISQDVKMAHFSKKLDTLQDECEMLPIYEIAEKQKALFLQGNLEGADQELEDEIAETSLPNVMESAFYFEQAGVGLGTDETYRIFLALKQLTDTHPIQRCRFWGKILGLEMNYIVAEVEFREGEDEEELEEEDVTEERDNGNSDADEDELPKSFYKAPQAIPKEESRTGANKYVYFVCNEPGRPWVKLPSVTPAQIVIARKIKKFFTGRLDTPIVSYPPFPGNESNYLRAQIARISAGTHVSPLGFYQFGEEEGEEEEEVEGGRESFEENPDFEGVRVIDLVESLSNWVHHVQHILPQGRCNWFNPIQKSEEEEEEEDEEKEEEEKGEEPDYIEQEVGPPLLTPISEDLEIQNIPPWTTRLSSHLIPQYAVAVLRSNLWPGACAFSNGKKFENFYIGWGHKYSPDSYTPPAPPSIYQEYPSGPEITEMDDPSVEEEQAFRAAQEAAVLPAEENEETEEEEDEEDDYD from the exons ATGGAAGACTTGACCTCCctgaagcaagaaaaagaaaatgaagaacctgAGGAAACAGGGCAGCCATGGCAGGAAATGGCAGCTTCTTCCCAAGATCCTGAGCCTGGGTTATCTGAGCCCCGGGAATCAGAGCAGAGGCCAGAAACTGGATCACAGCCCAGAAGCAgccctcctcaaagcccccacTCTAGAGCTAGCACAGCTCTGGGTGACCTCACAGGACCGGGTACACCATCCCCACCTTCCTTTCCTCAGGAATCCTTTTCCACTCCTTCTCTCCCGGCTCTGGCCAGACAGGACATTGGCTCACCATGGCAGTCAGACACGACCACTAATGTGATTCCTGAAGCTGGGACAGTTCACTCTGGCCATTTGGAACAATCATCTGATAAAGGAGAATTAACTCCTCATCAAACATGTCAATCAGAGGGAAACACCTTCCAACAGTCTCAGCAAACCAAACACCACGTGCATGGACCAAAGGATGTGAGCTATAACAACTCTAAACAAAAAGAGCTGAGATTTGACATTTTTCGGGAGGAAGACTCAAACAGCAACGCTGATCTGGATCAGCCTGAACCTGGGGCTTCTGAAGTGCCCCCCAGCATGCTTGAGATTGCCATTCAGAATGCTAAGGCTTACCTACTGAAGACCAGTAGCAAGTCGGGCTTAAATAC ATATGATCATCTTTCTAATATGCTGAGCAAGATCTTAGATGAGCATCCTGAAAATGTTGTGGATATCATTGAAAATATTAGCCAAGATGTGAAGATGGCACATTTTAGCAAAAAATTAGATACACTCCAAGATGAATGTGAAATGCTTCCAATATATGAAATAGCAGAGAAGCAAAAGGCTCTTTTTCTCCAAGGAAATTTGGAAGGAGCTGACCAAGAACTAGAAGATGAAATA GCAGAAACCTCTCTTCCAAATGTAATGGAgtcagctttttattttgaacaagCTGGAGTTGGTTTGGGCACTGATGAGACTTATCGCATATTTCTTGCCCTCAAGCAGCTTACTGACACTCACCCAATCCAAAGATGCCGTTTCTGGGGCAAGATCTTAGGTCTGGAAATGAATTATATTGTAGCTGAAGTGGAATTTCGTGAGGGAGAAGATGAAGAGGAGCTAGAAGAGGAAGATGTAACTGAGGAGAGGGACAATGGGAATAGTGACGCTGATGAAGATGAATTACCAAAGTCCTTTTACAAGGCCCCACAGGCTATTCCAAAAGAAGAAAGTAGAACAGGTGCCAACAAATATGTCTATTTTGTTTGCAATGAACCAGGAAGGCCGTGGGTGAAGTTACCATCGGTTACGCCTGCACAAATTGTTATtgcaagaaaaatcaagaaatttttCACTGGGCGATTGGATACTCCCATTGTAAGCTACCCACCTTTCCCAGGAAATGAGAGCAATTACTTACGAGCACAAATAGCCAGAATTTCAGCAGGGACCCATGTCAGCCCTCTAGGATTCTATCAGTTTggtgaagaggagggagaggaagaggaagaggtggAAGGTGGGAGAGAGAGCTTTGAAGAAAACCCTGATTTTGAAGGCGTTCGAGTGATTGATCTAGTGGAATCCCTATCCAATTGGGTTCATCATGTGCAACATATTCTCCCTCAG GGTCGCTGTAATTGGTTCAACCCCATACAAAAaagtgaagaggaagaagaagaagaagatgaagaaaaagaagaagaagaaaaaggagaagagccTGACTACATAGAACAGGAAGTAGGGCCTCCTCTCTTGACACCAATCTCTGAAGATTTAG AGATCCAGAATATACCACCTTGGACAACACGGCTGTCCTCACATCTCATTCCTCAATATGCTGTTGCTGTTCTTAGATCCAACCTTTGGCCTGGAGCATGTGCCTTTTCCAATGGCAA aaagtttgaaaatttCTACATAGGCTGGGGTCATAAATACAGTCCAGACAGCTATACACCTCCAGCTCCACCATCAATTTATCAAGAATATCCCAGCGGACcagaaattacagaaatggaTGACCCTAGTGTGGAAGAGGAACAGGCTTTCAGGGCTGCCCAAGAAGCGGCTGTACTTCCAGctgaggaaaatgaagaaaccgaggaagaggaagatgaggaagatgaTTATGACTAA
- the RSPH4A gene encoding radial spoke head protein 4 homolog A isoform X2, producing MEDLTSLKQEKENEEPEETGQPWQEMAASSQDPEPGLSEPRESEQRPETGSQPRSSPPQSPHSRASTALGDLTGPGTPSPPSFPQESFSTPSLPALARQDIGSPWQSDTTTNVIPEAGTVHSGHLEQSSDKGELTPHQTCQSEGNTFQQSQQTKHHVHGPKDVSYNNSKQKELRFDIFREEDSNSNADLDQPEPGASEVPPSMLEIAIQNAKAYLLKTSSKSGLNTYDHLSNMLSKILDEHPENVVDIIENISQDVKMAHFSKKLDTLQDECEMLPIYEIAEKQKALFLQGNLEGADQELEDEIAETSLPNVMESAFYFEQAGVGLGTDETYRIFLALKQLTDTHPIQRCRFWGKILGLEMNYIVAEVEFREGEDEEELEEEDVTEERDNGNSDADEDELPKSFYKAPQAIPKEESRTGANKYVYFVCNEPGRPWVKLPSVTPAQIVIARKIKKFFTGRLDTPIVSYPPFPGNESNYLRAQIARISAGTHVSPLGFYQFGEEEGEEEEEVEGGRESFEENPDFEGVRVIDLVESLSNWVHHVQHILPQRSRIYHLGQHGCPHISFLNMLLLFLDPTFGLEHVPFPMAKSLKIST from the exons ATGGAAGACTTGACCTCCctgaagcaagaaaaagaaaatgaagaacctgAGGAAACAGGGCAGCCATGGCAGGAAATGGCAGCTTCTTCCCAAGATCCTGAGCCTGGGTTATCTGAGCCCCGGGAATCAGAGCAGAGGCCAGAAACTGGATCACAGCCCAGAAGCAgccctcctcaaagcccccacTCTAGAGCTAGCACAGCTCTGGGTGACCTCACAGGACCGGGTACACCATCCCCACCTTCCTTTCCTCAGGAATCCTTTTCCACTCCTTCTCTCCCGGCTCTGGCCAGACAGGACATTGGCTCACCATGGCAGTCAGACACGACCACTAATGTGATTCCTGAAGCTGGGACAGTTCACTCTGGCCATTTGGAACAATCATCTGATAAAGGAGAATTAACTCCTCATCAAACATGTCAATCAGAGGGAAACACCTTCCAACAGTCTCAGCAAACCAAACACCACGTGCATGGACCAAAGGATGTGAGCTATAACAACTCTAAACAAAAAGAGCTGAGATTTGACATTTTTCGGGAGGAAGACTCAAACAGCAACGCTGATCTGGATCAGCCTGAACCTGGGGCTTCTGAAGTGCCCCCCAGCATGCTTGAGATTGCCATTCAGAATGCTAAGGCTTACCTACTGAAGACCAGTAGCAAGTCGGGCTTAAATAC ATATGATCATCTTTCTAATATGCTGAGCAAGATCTTAGATGAGCATCCTGAAAATGTTGTGGATATCATTGAAAATATTAGCCAAGATGTGAAGATGGCACATTTTAGCAAAAAATTAGATACACTCCAAGATGAATGTGAAATGCTTCCAATATATGAAATAGCAGAGAAGCAAAAGGCTCTTTTTCTCCAAGGAAATTTGGAAGGAGCTGACCAAGAACTAGAAGATGAAATA GCAGAAACCTCTCTTCCAAATGTAATGGAgtcagctttttattttgaacaagCTGGAGTTGGTTTGGGCACTGATGAGACTTATCGCATATTTCTTGCCCTCAAGCAGCTTACTGACACTCACCCAATCCAAAGATGCCGTTTCTGGGGCAAGATCTTAGGTCTGGAAATGAATTATATTGTAGCTGAAGTGGAATTTCGTGAGGGAGAAGATGAAGAGGAGCTAGAAGAGGAAGATGTAACTGAGGAGAGGGACAATGGGAATAGTGACGCTGATGAAGATGAATTACCAAAGTCCTTTTACAAGGCCCCACAGGCTATTCCAAAAGAAGAAAGTAGAACAGGTGCCAACAAATATGTCTATTTTGTTTGCAATGAACCAGGAAGGCCGTGGGTGAAGTTACCATCGGTTACGCCTGCACAAATTGTTATtgcaagaaaaatcaagaaatttttCACTGGGCGATTGGATACTCCCATTGTAAGCTACCCACCTTTCCCAGGAAATGAGAGCAATTACTTACGAGCACAAATAGCCAGAATTTCAGCAGGGACCCATGTCAGCCCTCTAGGATTCTATCAGTTTggtgaagaggagggagaggaagaggaagaggtggAAGGTGGGAGAGAGAGCTTTGAAGAAAACCCTGATTTTGAAGGCGTTCGAGTGATTGATCTAGTGGAATCCCTATCCAATTGGGTTCATCATGTGCAACATATTCTCCCTCAG AGATCCAGAATATACCACCTTGGACAACACGGCTGTCCTCACATCTCATTCCTCAATATGCTGTTGCTGTTCTTAGATCCAACCTTTGGCCTGGAGCATGTGCCTTTTCCAATGGCAA aaagtttgaaaatttCTACATAG